A segment of the Micromonospora sediminicola genome:
GGCACGCCAGGTCCGGCGCCTCGGTCGCCTGGAGCCGGTGGATCACGTCGAGGACGACCTCACCCTCGTTGACCTCGACCGAGTAGTCCTTCAGGTCGCCGCCGGTCTCGTCGCCCCGCCAGATGCGGAACTGGCGCTTACTTCCCATCAGTGTTCGCCTCCTCGGTGAGGGCGTCGAACTCGGCGAGTTCGGAGTCGGTCAGGTACTTGGACAGCTCCGCCCGGTCGAACAGCCCGATCAGCTCCGGCCGCATCTTCGGCAGCGGCTTGTGGGTCAGCCGGACCGTGTCGCCGTCGAGCGAGCAGACCAGGTTGACCCGCCGCCACTTCGGGTCCATCGCCGGGTAGTCCTCCCGGGTGTGCCCGCCGCGCGACTCCTGCCGCTCCAGCGCCGCCTTCGCGGTGCACTCCGAGACCACGAGCATGTTGCGCAGGTCGAGCGCCAGGTGCCAGCCCGGGTTGTAGCGCCGGCCGCCGACCGCGCTCACCTTCGCGACCCGCTCCCGCAGCTCGGACAGCCGGCCCAGCGCGTCGGCCAGCTCGCCCTCCCGCCGGATGATGCCGACCAGGTCGCCCATGACCACCTGGAGGTCCTGCTGGAGCTGGTACGGACTCTCGCCGGTGTCCCGCTGCAACGGCGCCAGGGCCGTCTCCACCGCGGCCTCCACCGCCGCCACCGACACCGCCGGGCGCGCGGTGAGCTGGTCGGTGTACGTGGCGGCGTGGCCGCCCGCCCGCTTGCCGAAGACCAGCAGGTCGGACAGGGAGTTGCCGCCCAGCCGGTTGGAACCGTGCATCCCGCCGGAGACCTCGCCGGCGGCGAAGAGCCCGCGTACGGTGCCCGCCGCCGCGCCGGAGTCGGGGTCCACCTCGACGCCGCCCATCACGTAGTGACAGGTCGGTCCGACCTCCATCGGCTCCTTGGTGATGTCGACGTCGGCCAGCTCCTTGAACTGGTGGTACATCGAGGGCAGCCGGCGACGGATCTCCTCCGCCGACTTGCGCGAGGCGATGTCCAGGTAGACGCCGCCGGCTGGCGTACCCCGACCGGCCTTGACCTCGCTGTTGATCGCGCGGGCGACCTCGTCGCGGGGGAGCAGCTCCGGCGGACGCCGGTTGTTGTCCGGGTCGGTGTACCAGCGGTCCGCCTCCTCCTCCGTCTCCGCGTACTGCTTGCGGAAGACGTCGGGGACGTAGTCGAACATGAACCGCTTGCCGTCGGAGTTCTTCAGCACGCCGCCGTCGCCGCGCACCGACTCGGTGACCAGGATGCCCTTCACCGAGGGAGGCCAGACCATGCCGGTCGGGTGGAACTGGAGGAACTCCATGTTGATCAGCGTGGCCCCGGCGCGCAGCGCGAGCGCGTGACCGTCCCCGGTGTACTCCCAGGAGTTCGAGGTGACCTTGTAGGACCGCCCGACCCCGCCGGTCGCCAGCACCACGGCCGGCGCCTCGAAGAGGACGAACTCACCGGACTCGCGGTAGTAGCCGAACGCGCCGGCCACCCGGTCGCCGTCGAGCAGAAGCTCGGTGACCGTGGTCTCGGCGAACACCCGGATCCGGGCGTCGTAGCTGCCGAACTCCCGCTTGTCCTCCTGCTGGAGCGACACGATCTTCTGCTGGAGCGTGCGGATCAGCTCCAGGCCGGTCCGGTCGCCGACGTGCGCCAGGCGCGGGTACTCGTGGCCGCCGAAGTTGCGCTGCGAGATCTTGCCGTCGGAGGTGCGGTCGAAGAGCGCGCCGTACGTCTCCAGCTCCCAGATCCGCTGCGGCGACTCCTTGGCGTGCAGCTCGGCCATCCGGAAGTTGTTGAGGAACTTGCCGCCGCGCATGGTGTCCCGGAAGTGCACCTGCCAGTTGTCGCGCGAGTTGACGTTGCCCATCGCGGCCGCCGCGCCGCCCTCGGCCATCACCGTGTGCGCCTTGCCGAACAGCGACTTCGAGATGATCGCGGTCTTCTTGCCGGCCAGCCGGGCCTCGATCGCCGCGCGCAGGCCGGCGCCGCCGGCCCCGATCACGACGACGTCGTAGTGGTGTCGTTCGATTCGCGTCTCAGTCATCTCAGGGGCCCTCAGTTGATGAACCGGAGGTCGGTGATCCACTTGGCGGCCACCGCCATCACGTAGAAGTCGGTCAGCGCCAGCGTGCCCAGGGTGATCCAGGCGAGCTGCATGTGCCGGACGTTCAACCAGGACACGCCGGTCCACGCCTTGTAGCGCACCGGGTGCTTCGAGAAGTGCTTGAGCCGGCCGCCGATGATGTGCCGGCAGGAGTGGCAGGAGATCGTGTACGCCCAGAGCATCACCACGTTGATCAGCAGGATGACGTTGCCCAGGCCGAAGCCGAAGCCCTCGGGGGAGTGGAAGGCGTAGATCGCGTCCCAGGTGTTGATCAGCGAGATGATCGCGGCGGCGTAGAAGAAGTAGCGGTGCAGGTTCTGACCGAGCAGCGGGAACCGGGTCTCACCGCTGTAGGACTGGTGCCCGTCCGGCACCGCGCACGCCGGCGGTGACAGCCAGAACGACCGGTAGTAGGCCTTGCGGTAGTAGTAGCAGGTGAGCCGGAACAGCAGCAGGAACGGCAGGGTCAGCGCCGCGTCCGGGATGATCCACCAGCCGGGCAGGAAGCTGCCGAAGTGCGAGGAACCCTCGACGCAGCGCTCGGTCACGCAGGGGGAGTAGAACGGCGTCAGGTAGTGGTACTGGTCCACCCAGTACCACTTGTGCATGAAGACCCGGACGGTCGCGTAGATGACCCACGCGCTCAGCCCGACGACGGTGATCAATGGCGCGAACCACCAGCGGTCGGTCCGCAACGTCTTCGCCGCGATGGCGGCACGTGCCCGCGCTCCCCGCGGTCTCGTTGCCGTTGATGTCATTCGAGTCATCTCCCTGACGTCACTGTCACGTCCTGCGCACGCGCGGGACCACGCCGGTGAACCAGCGCGGCTAAGTGACACACGTTACGCCGATCTTCACGGCCCGGCCGCGCAACGCAGTGTCCCGTGTGTCCCGCTGGTTGGAAAGACCCGGATCATGATCAATATCCGGACGGCGTGGCCGCGTCGGTGTTCCGGATCAGCCGGACGCGCCGCCGGTGAAGTTCCACGACGACAGCCGCAGGGCGGGTCCCTCCCACCAGGACCCGTCCATCCGGTCCGGCTGGCGGAGCGGCGACCGGCCCAGGCCGAGCACCCGGCCCGGCCCCAACGCCCGTGGGTACGACTCGGTGAACCGGAGGTCCCGCACCGCCCGCACCGGCACGCCGTCCTCGACCAGCCAGACCCCGTTGCGGGTCAGCCCGGTGACGACCAGCTGCTTCGGGTCCAGCACCCGGGTGTACCAGAAGTCGCTGACCAGCAGTCCGCGCCGCACGCCGGCCACCAGGGCCGCGGTGTCCGGGTCGCCCACCGCCCCCGTCACCCCGGCGCTCACCGGTCCGGCCGCGACCCCGGCGTCGACCGTGTCCGGCGCGCCCGCCAGCAGGCGGAGGTTGTGCGGGATCGGCCCGAACGTCGACCCGCCGGCCATGCCGTGCCCGGTGGACGCGACGCCCGCCTCCGCGCCGCTGCGCCTGTCGTACGCCACCGCCCGGGTGGTGCCGGCCTCCACCAGCGGCAGCGCCCGCCGGGGCGTGCCCTCCAGGTCGAACGGCAGCGTCGAGGCGTGCAGCGGGTCGTCCACCAGCGTCACCGCCGGGTCGAACTGGGCGGCGCCCGGCTCGGCGAAGGACTGCCGTTCGGCGTACCGCTTGCCGTTGAAGCCGAACCAGGCGAGGTTCTGCAACAGGTCGGCCACCGCCGCCGGTTCGAGCACCACCTCGTAGCGCCCGGGCGGCAGTTCCACCGGGTCGGCCGCGGCCCGTGCCTTGGCCGCCGCGCGAGCGCCGAGCGCTGCGCCGTCGAGGTCGGCGAGGCGGTCGGCGCAGTGCCGGGCCACGCCGTCGGCGCTCCCGGTGCGGGCGATGCCGTCCATGGCCGCCTCCGCCGCCCGCCCCTGCGCCGAGTGCCCGGCGGAGCTGGCGAACGCGCCGGACCGGTACGCCGTGCGGCAGTAGCCCGCCGCCTCCAGCCCTTCGACAGCGTCCACGAAGGCGCGTACCCGGGCGGCCCGCTCGTCGGGTGAGGCGTACGCGGTGGCCTCGTCGACGCCCGGGCCGGACGGCGTGGGCGTCGGCGCGGTGAGCCCGGGCCAGGCCGGGTCGGCCGGGGCGAGCCGGGCCGCGGCCCGGGTCCGCTCGACCAGCGCGGCCAGCCCGTCGGCGTCGACCCGGTTGCCGCCACCCGCGGCGGTCCGCCCGTCGGCGTGCAGCCGCAGCTGGATCGCGGTGCCCGTCTCGGCGACGTTCTGGTGGATCGAGGAGTTGGCGAAGCGGGTGAGCGCGAGGTCGGTGCGGGTCACCAGCACCTCGGCCTCCGCGCCCGGCCCGGCCACGCGCCGGACCAGCTCCACCACCCGGGCGGCGAGATCCTGTTCGGCGCTCACGCGCGCACCCCCACCCGGACGCCGCGGAAGCGGGCCGGGGCGGCCGGATGGCCGGTGTGCCCGACCTGGCCGGGCTGCCCCTTGCCGCAGTTGGGCGTGCCCCACGGGACGATCTCCGAGGAGAGCATGTCCATCGACCGCCAGAAGACCGGCCCGATGCCGGTGTAGGTGGGATTGCGCAGCATCCGCCCCCGGCGGCCCTTCTTCACCTCCCAGCCGACCTCGCAGCCGAACTGGAAGTTGAGCCGCTTGTCGTCGATAGACCAGGACCGGTTGATGTCCATCAACACCCCGTCGTCGGTGGCCGCGACGATCTCGTCGAGCGTGTGCGGGCCGGGTTCCAGGCCCACGTTCGTCATCCGCACCATCGGCAGCCGGGCCCAGCCGTCAGCGCGTACGCTGCCGCCGTAGCCCAGACCGGCGACGGCGGCCGAGTCCCGGCCGGCGAGCACCCCGACCCACCGCCCCTCGCGGACCGCGTCCCGCGACACCGCCGGGGAGCCCTCGTCGTCGAAGCCGAAGCTGCCCAGCGCGCCCGGGATGGTCGGGTCGATGGTCACGTTCATCAGCTCGGAGCCGTAGCGCAGCGAGCCGAGGCGGGCCAGGTCGAGCCAGGAGGTGCCGGCGAAGGCGGCCTCCCAGCCGAGGATGCGGTCCAGCTCGATGGCGTGCCCGACCGACTCGTGGATCTGCAACGCGAGCTGCTCGCCGCCGAGGATCAGGTCGGTCTCGCCCGCCGGGCACTCCGGGGCGGTGAGCAGCTCGCGGGACTCCTCGGCGATCCGGGCGGCGTGCGCGGCCAGGTCGAGTGAGGTGACCAGCTCCCACCCCGTGGTGCCGTACTGCCCCCGGTAGCTCGGATAGGACCGGCGCTGGGTCTCGCCGTCGCCGATCGAGG
Coding sequences within it:
- a CDS encoding fumarate reductase/succinate dehydrogenase flavoprotein subunit, with the protein product MTETRIERHHYDVVVIGAGGAGLRAAIEARLAGKKTAIISKSLFGKAHTVMAEGGAAAAMGNVNSRDNWQVHFRDTMRGGKFLNNFRMAELHAKESPQRIWELETYGALFDRTSDGKISQRNFGGHEYPRLAHVGDRTGLELIRTLQQKIVSLQQEDKREFGSYDARIRVFAETTVTELLLDGDRVAGAFGYYRESGEFVLFEAPAVVLATGGVGRSYKVTSNSWEYTGDGHALALRAGATLINMEFLQFHPTGMVWPPSVKGILVTESVRGDGGVLKNSDGKRFMFDYVPDVFRKQYAETEEEADRWYTDPDNNRRPPELLPRDEVARAINSEVKAGRGTPAGGVYLDIASRKSAEEIRRRLPSMYHQFKELADVDITKEPMEVGPTCHYVMGGVEVDPDSGAAAGTVRGLFAAGEVSGGMHGSNRLGGNSLSDLLVFGKRAGGHAATYTDQLTARPAVSVAAVEAAVETALAPLQRDTGESPYQLQQDLQVVMGDLVGIIRREGELADALGRLSELRERVAKVSAVGGRRYNPGWHLALDLRNMLVVSECTAKAALERQESRGGHTREDYPAMDPKWRRVNLVCSLDGDTVRLTHKPLPKMRPELIGLFDRAELSKYLTDSELAEFDALTEEANTDGK
- a CDS encoding TldD/PmbA family protein, translated to MSAEQDLAARVVELVRRVAGPGAEAEVLVTRTDLALTRFANSSIHQNVAETGTAIQLRLHADGRTAAGGGNRVDADGLAALVERTRAAARLAPADPAWPGLTAPTPTPSGPGVDEATAYASPDERAARVRAFVDAVEGLEAAGYCRTAYRSGAFASSAGHSAQGRAAEAAMDGIARTGSADGVARHCADRLADLDGAALGARAAAKARAAADPVELPPGRYEVVLEPAAVADLLQNLAWFGFNGKRYAERQSFAEPGAAQFDPAVTLVDDPLHASTLPFDLEGTPRRALPLVEAGTTRAVAYDRRSGAEAGVASTGHGMAGGSTFGPIPHNLRLLAGAPDTVDAGVAAGPVSAGVTGAVGDPDTAALVAGVRRGLLVSDFWYTRVLDPKQLVVTGLTRNGVWLVEDGVPVRAVRDLRFTESYPRALGPGRVLGLGRSPLRQPDRMDGSWWEGPALRLSSWNFTGGASG
- a CDS encoding TldD/PmbA family protein; translation: MSEFAAATAAVQAALDAGARYADARVMHRRYESMSARNGDVEELTQHESIGLGVRALVGSGWGFQAVPELSDASARDAGRRAAAIATASARVSGPPIDLVPVGAAVASWASTCAVDPLGVPLSDKGDLLVGATATMREHGADLAEGLYQIWDTTKWFVSSEGHRIDQHIRECGGGISATSIGDGETQRRSYPSYRGQYGTTGWELVTSLDLAAHAARIAEESRELLTAPECPAGETDLILGGEQLALQIHESVGHAIELDRILGWEAAFAGTSWLDLARLGSLRYGSELMNVTIDPTIPGALGSFGFDDEGSPAVSRDAVREGRWVGVLAGRDSAAVAGLGYGGSVRADGWARLPMVRMTNVGLEPGPHTLDEIVAATDDGVLMDINRSWSIDDKRLNFQFGCEVGWEVKKGRRGRMLRNPTYTGIGPVFWRSMDMLSSEIVPWGTPNCGKGQPGQVGHTGHPAAPARFRGVRVGVRA